A stretch of Plasmodium chabaudi chabaudi strain AS genome assembly, chromosome: 14 DNA encodes these proteins:
- a CDS encoding DNA polymerase epsilon subunit B, putative produces the protein MDSFIRERIIGSVIKSHDIKNINLYLTNIEEHIIKIKNEGRSIIDEVFLAFNGSISHISLYSYLYDHNINVDLDCLNIIYEHSYIEEEKLVEEAKDDKVVEVTKFDSDLMYYLVKTYKENFEEEHNLTVKDIENIIIEYKEKKYQETIKLYKDKYQDGIKVYNTFLDLSHFYYDEKRMRFLKKKKEGSIENYNEYINANADVEFYDLKYHILSKKTKGHPSILFWSDAINEIHIKDKTIITSVDAVKLTNTDHQHIIGILGLNRDGDLVIQGIRNEVKLVINKSCVINHGIYCIGHVILVQGRIKLTNKTFYATEIMHPPRNYHDEKNEGDLFYNFENEKDKIGMTEYELVVKNNDKSQNWIIMHDIYLDNPYTFEILEKMFSLYVTTYPDNELPVGFILMGDFISLKFDYNKNFNNLYIKGFEKLSYLLISKFKLILQNCYLVFIPGKNDPCACKNSLPKLPILPYYIKKFKENIESFCPCEDRIIFATNPCRIRHFNTKMIFFRHDILNDLIWSASINATDDNKQNLQNILTSTIIGQSHIYPIPHDSRILKRYSPFLFIYPLPTFICISDNTCNSFISYASENTSDSIISNSDMSFTKKKAFTVYNVLQHEAKRYIVPV, from the exons ATGGATAGCTTCATAAGGGAGAGAATTATTGGAAGTGTAATAAAAAGccatgatataaaaaacataaatttgTACTTAACTAATATTGAAgaacatattataaaaataaaaaatgaaggaAGGAGTATAATCGACGAAGTATTTTTAGCTTTTAACGGATCAATAAGTcatatatctttatattcctatttatatgatcataatattaatgtCGATTTAGattgtttaaatataatttatgaacATAGTTATATAGAGGAAGAAAAATTAGTTGAAGAAGCTAAGGATGATAAAGTTGTTGAAGTAACAAAATTTGATTCAGATCTTATGTATTACTTagtaaaaacatataaagaaaactTTGAAGAAGAACATAATTTAACTGTTAAagatattgaaaatattataatagaatataaagaaaaaaaatatcaagagacaattaaattatataaagataaatatCAAGATGGTATAAAAGtttataatacatttttagaTTTAagccatttttattatgatgaaaaaCGTATGagatttttaaaaaaaaaaaaagaaggatctatagaaaattataatgaatatataaatgcaaaTGCAGATGTAGAATTTtatgatttaaaatatcatatattaagtaaaaaaacaaaaggaCATCCATCGATTCTATTTTGGTCTGATGCAATTAATGAAATACATATCAAAGACAAAACTATTATTACATCTGTTGATGCtgtaaaattaacaaatacTGATCATCAACATATTATCGGAATTTTAGGATTAAATAGAGATGGTGATTTAGTTATACAAGGTATTAGAAATGAAGTGAAATTAGTTATTAACAAGTCATGTGTTATAAACCATGGAATATATTGTATCGGTCATGTTATACTTGTTCAAGGCCgaataaaattaacaaacAAAACATTTTATGCCACCGAAATAATGCACCCCCCCAG AAACTACCATGACGAAAAAAACGAAGGAGACCTGTTCtacaattttgaaaatgaaaaagataaaatcgGGATGACAGAATACGAACTAGtcgtaaaaaataatgacaaAAGTCAAAATTGGATAATAATgcatgatatatatttagatAATCCTTACACCTTTGAgatattagaaaaaatgttttctCTTTATGTAACTACATACCCAGATAATGAATTACCTGTTggatttatattaatgggagattttataagtttaaaatttgattataataaaaattttaataatttatatattaaaggatttgaaaaattatcatatttattaatatcaaaatttaagttaattttacaaaattgttatttagTTTTTATTCCTGGAAAAAATGATCCATGTGCatgtaaaaatagtttGCCTAAACTACCTATTCTtccatattatattaaaaagtttaaagaaaatatagaatCATTTTGTCCTTGTGAAGACAGAATAATATTTGCAACCAATCCATGTCGAATCCGACattttaatacaaaaatgatattttttagacacgatatattaaatgatttGATTTGGAGTGCATCTATAAATGCAACAgatgataataaacaaaatctTCAAAACATATTAACATCAACAATCATAGGTCAAAGTCATATATATCCAATACCTCATGATAGTCGAATATTAAAACGATATTCCCCATTcctatttatatatcctCTACCAacttttatatgcatatccGATAATACATGTAATAGTTTTATATCCTATGCATCAGAAAATACTAGTGATTCCATAATATCAAATTCGGATATGtcatttacaaaaaaaaaagcctTTACTGTGTATAACGTTTTACAGCATGAGGCAAAGCGATACATCGTTCCTGTGTAG
- a CDS encoding helicase, putative: MSCNTVKRTYECLYTHQKTQKNKKWKDGYCEILVSYGVTKIYLLNSNRVCVESFISNNIDFGNIEEEIELSNHLVQFVDIYNYVESEITNEIINDESRKRGNEFFKQNDNTNSKKIKNKHETINFNKNYKNYQIEKEEILKPKEILVPSKRVDKYAHTNRKFEVPRKIEPGQDKSEEPEKNELKNMHNKQIENITKDKKYTKNIIENVGIQFSNINKEKHSSIDKKNMISITYTTNHLFNKKNTTKWYDGYILDKENEIELYNFIEEKLFVKKKDNIIYEEYMPFGTYIVYNDFSNKPSSGSNNILEPSNFVKKNKFNTNLHSVLKCGISKNSSTNVKNNDEKEPQQKIEYYKNNEHNLGIENRIFSNPRKRNLDFSKENNNYDNIAYEGKNQNNLEKNSEKCNEQTKDNSIDKKNGSIHITNKNECELYFHTNYDCDKEEKKKNTKIVFFSGNRDDCDKYEEIVNIGQVVSKNHFSHVNVFNNSMKIKLNTGLINYYNKDRNIERDNNSEQSGNINRLSSLENAKHSDNPKKDYSNISNRQMDNNGKYDDSYEKNVSNSLSSNCHENAYLENGNEKKNNSILTKKDASLHVLETKTALETDKKLTSLGLEQNLYCDVYKINNIFSFSNNNNSFCISDAENINRNNLFLPVYITIPKKKEDIKNKLNELPHFKIPNFFINKSEYILCFMNATLFQIYYEITNKYMYIYDNLIYALKGDTHKNSNLKHGSENINTKNKDLDPFPKMGGKSISNSGTNNGTNLDFTGEYKKKKNYKNNTEDNYILLLEDVELVCSLQDGNVNKYGKGAFINTKNEKNTGIKYFLKKNTDNGILIEKNGITQVRNNIKKYINTNHIIMLRKKCDYEENNVYTTHKDDLLLFNTKWNGFNNNYMEIFPLNFETFLYICELFEKEKNVLTSKEFLYFLKKYKSISFQKCLFFIKLSDHLDNLKHLFYFYKNIEEENVCYNKKSIHKNINYINYMNNSKDKSMDYNFVGKRMGVKDCIEKSHTNLIPLNNASIEYKNELVQNLQNNKKLNKKQKEIIQSVINWFEYKNEEASDIDSQNKHADQTEHADKTEQGSSCILVNGIFGSGKSTLICNTIMYLDKILGYEEKLVKEERKRKKKESEKGYIYDSNSELNENGMPKYKSLLSKIREEEKSKNSINDEKKKIILMCNTNFAVDNILLKLKRDFEFYDFARIGSISEINVFLITNFISITSKEGKNAEDIKKYLENFDTNTMKGENLNDSQNEREHSLNQHSVKYNNRNRPDKVSDIEQGEEKQEISKDAESDRSNPSINGVAKPNKIHKITDINKLIEVLKKEKTNSILKNKYKNKRVIAGTCKSLYIFEKLNTIKDSINYLIADECTQIDELTLLKFFIKYPIKRIILIGDIMQLGFVIKSKSDLCRSLFSRLIENELFIKYFFIKQYAKGKEEKDAIENGDAQANISITTVVDKIIKLTELEYSNYKSKIYEQMFNLHYDNSCNHIKPYKQTSLCINKLIIMNKQYRCHPDISNICSHLFYNNCIKNAKCTEQNNIIYDKYNAHLNFILIRKEYKGIHCNSYFINVLEANIILNICDHMVSNKINPDNIGIISLFRYQAIYIQNKMKLSKNYDNLKKIKVSTVDSFQGIEKEIILFSCVLSFFPDDQKKYTINKTEQEKKEANAHYKNQLLYKKNTTTQIQKTAEHAEQLLSATDSFDYFCENKNRINVALSRSRNQLIIVAHQAFVQKNKIWSYIKSKSKIYYYD; encoded by the coding sequence ATGTCTTGCAACACAGTTAAGAGGACGTACGAATGCTTATATACGCATCAgaaaacacaaaaaaataaaaaatggaaagatGGATACTGTGAAATATTAGTTAGCTATGGTGTAACGAAAATATACCTATTAAATTCAAATAGAGTCTGCGTGGAAAGCTTTATTAGTAACAACATAGACTTTGGAAACATAGAAGAAGAAATCGAGTTATCTAATCATTTAGTGCAATTTGttgatatttataattatgttgAAAGTGAAATaacaaatgaaattataaatgatgAATCGCGGAAAAGAGGAAACGAATTTTTTAAGCAAAATGACAACacaaatagtaaaaaaataaaaaacaaacatGAGACtatcaattttaataaaaattataaaaattatcagATAGAAAAAGAAGAGATATTAAAGCCAAAAGAGATATTAGTTCCATCTAAAAGAGTAgataaatatgcacatacTAATAGGAAATTTGAAGTGCCTAGGAAAATAGAGCCAGGCCAAGATAAAAGCGAAGAGCccgaaaaaaatgaattgaaaaatatgcacaataaacaaatcgaaaatattacaaaagataaaaaatatacaaaaaatataatagaaaatGTGGGAATACAATTtagtaatataaataaagaaaagcATAGTTCTATAGATAAGAAAAACATGATAAGTATAACATATACAACcaatcatttatttaataaaaaaaatacaaccAAATGGTATGATGGGTATATACTTGATAAAGAGAATGAAATAGaactatataattttattgaagaaaaattatttgtaaaaaaaaaagataatattatttatgaagAATACATGCCATTTGGAacatatattgtttataaCGACTTTTCAAACAAACCATCCAGTGgtagtaataatattttagaGCCATctaattttgttaaaaaaaataaattcaatACTAATCTTCATAGTGTTTTAAAATGTGGGATATCCAAAAACAGTAGTacaaatgtaaaaaataatgatgaaaaggAACCCcaacaaaaaatagaatattataaaaacaatgaaCACAATTTAGGGATAGAAAATCGAATTTTCTCAAATCCacgaaaaagaaatttGGATTTTTCtaaagaaaataacaattatgataatattgcatatgaaggaaaaaatcaaaataatttagaaaaaaattctgAGAAGTGTAACGAACAAACAAAAGACAACTctatagataaaaaaaatggatctatacatattacaaataaaaatgaatgtgaattatattttcatacaAATTATGATTGTGATAAggaagaaaagaaaaaaaatacaaaaattgtttttttttctggaAATAGAGACGATTGTgataaatatgaagaaataGTTAATATTGGTCAGGTTGTTAgtaaaaatcatttttctCATGTTAATGTTTTTAACAACtcaatgaaaataaaattaaacacCGGATTAATTaactattataataaagataGAAACATTGAAAGGGATAATAATTCTGAACAGTCAGGCAATATAAATCGGTTATCATCCTTAGAAAATGCAAAACATTCTGATAATCCCAAAAAGGATTATAGCAATATTAGCAATAGACAAATGGACaataatggaaaatatgatgatagttatgaaaaaaatgtttctAATTCACTGTCTAGCAATTGTCATGAGAATGcatatttagaaaatggaaacgaaaaaaagaataactCAATTTTAACGAAAAAGGATGCATCCCTTCATGTGTTGGAAACAAAGACAGCTCTTGAAACagacaaaaaattaacctCCTTAGGTTtagaacaaaatttatattgtgacgtatacaaaattaataatattttttcctttagtaataataataatagttttTGTATAAGTGATgctgaaaatattaataggaacaatttatttttacctgtttatataactattcctaaaaaaaaagaagatataaaaaataaattaaatgaattaccacattttaaaatacccaatttttttattaacaagtcagaatatattttgtgtttTATGAATGCTACACTATTTCAGATATATTATGAgataacaaataaatatatgtatatttacgataatttaatatatgcattaaaaGGTGATAcacataaaaattcaaactTAAAACATGGTAGTGAAAacataaatacaaaaaacaaAGACCTTGATCCTTTTCCTAAAATGGGTGGAAAGTCCATTTCTAATAGTGGCACTAATAATGGGACTAATTTAGATTTTACGggagaatataaaaaaaaaaaaaattataaaaataatactgaggataattatatactatTATTGGAAGATGTTGAACTTGTGTGCAGTTTACAAGACGGGAACGTCAACAAATATGGGAAGGGAgcatttataaatacaaaaaatgaaaagaatacagggattaaatattttttaaaaaaaaatacagacAATGGAATATtgatagaaaaaaatggaataacACAAGTtcgaaataatataaaaaaatatataaatactaatcatataattatgttaagaaaaaaatgtgactatgaagaaaataatgtatatactACTCATAAGGACGACttacttttatttaatactaAATGGAATGggtttaataataattatatggaaatatttcccttaaattttgaaaccttcttatatatatgtgaactatttgaaaaggaaaaaaatgtattaacaTCAAAAGagtttctttattttttaaaaaaatataaatccataagttttcaaaaatgtttattttttattaaactgTCTGACCATTTAGATAATCTGAAACAcctcttttatttttacaaaaatatagaagaagaaaatgtatgttataataaaaaaagtattcacaaaaatataaactacATAAACTACATGAACAATAGTAAGGACAAATCTATGGATTACAATTTTGTTGGTAAACGAATGGGAGTAAAGGATTGCATAGAAAAGTCCCATACTAATTTGATACCGTTAAATAATGCTAGtattgaatataaaaatgagttagttcaaaatttacaaaataataaaaaactaaataaaaaacaaaaggaAATTATACAATCTGTAATAAACTGgtttgaatataaaaatgaagagGCGAGTGATATAGATAGCCAAAATAAACACGCTGACCAAACTGAGCACGCTGACAAAACTGAACAAGGAAGTAGCTGCATACTAGTTAATGGAATTTTCGGGTCTGGGAAAAGTACATTAATATGCAATACAATTATGTACttagataaaatattaggATATGAAGAAAAACTGGTGAAGGAAGAAAGAAAAcggaaaaaaaaggaatctGAAAagggatatatatatgattcaAATTCTGagttaaatgaaaatggtatgccaaaatataaatcccTTTTAAGCAAAATAAgagaagaagaaaaatctaaaaatagtataaatgatgaaaaaaaaaaaataatattaatgtgTAATACCAATTTTGCTGTTGataatatacttttaaaattgaaacgagattttgaattttatgATTTTGCAAGAATAGGTAGCATATCTGAAATTAATGTCTTTTTAATTACAAACTTTATTAGTATAACATCAAAGGAGGGAAAAAATGCAGaagacataaaaaaatatttggaaAATTTTGATACGAATACTATGAAAggtgaaaatttaaatgatagCCAAAATGAACGAGAACATTCACTAAACCAACACAGcgtaaaatataataaccGGAATAGACCTGATAAGGTAAGTGATATAGAACAGGGGGAAGAAAAACAGGAAATTTCTAAAGATGCCGAAAGCGACAGAAGTAATCCAAGCATAAATGGGGTGGCCAaaccaaataaaatacacaaaataacagacataaataaattaattgaagtactaaaaaaagaaaaaacaaattcgattttaaaaaataaatataaaaataaaagagtTATAGCAGGAACATGTAaaagtttatatatttttgaaaagttaaatacaattaaagatagtattaattatttaattgcTGATGAATGCACTCAAATTGACGAATTGACACTCTTAaagttttttataaaatatccGATAAAAAGAATCATACTTATAGGGGATATTATGCAATTGGGATTTGTTATAAAAAGCAAAAGTGATTTATGTCGTAGTTTATTTTCAAGACTTATAGAAAATGAGCTATTCATTaagtattttttcataaagcAGTATGCGAAAGGTAAAGAAGAGAAAGACGCCATTGAAAATGGCGATGCTCAAGCAAATATTAGTATAACTACCGTAGTAgacaaaataatcaaaCTCACCGAACTAGAGtattcaaattataaaagtaaaatatatgaacagATGTTTAATTTGCACTACGACAATAGTTGTAACCATATTAAACCGTATAAACAAACTAGTTTATGtattaacaaattaataataatgaataaacAATATAGATGTCACCCAGATATAAGCAATATATGTAgtcatcttttttataacaattGTATTAAGAATGCAAAATGTAcagaacaaaataatataatatatgataaatataatgcacatctaaattttatacttatacgaaaagaatataaaggAATACATTGTAattcttattttattaatgtgTTAGAagcaaatattattttaaatatttgtgaTCATATggtttcaaataaaataaatccaGATAATATAGGaataatttctttatttagaTATCAAgctatttatattcaaaataaaatgaaattatcaaaaaattatgacaatttaaaaaaaataaaagttagTACAGTAGATTCTTTTCAAGGtattgaaaaagaaattattttattttcatgtgttttatctttttttcctgatgatcaaaaaaaatatacaataaacaaaacagagcaggaaaaaaaagaagctAACGcacattataaaaatcagttattgtataaaaaaaatacaaccACACAAATTCAAAAAACAGCAGAACATGCAGAGCAACTATTGTCGGCTACTGATTCGTTCGATTATTtttgtgaaaataaaaacaggATAAACGTTGCATTAAGTCGATCCAGAAATCAATTAATAATTGTTGCCCACCAAGCATttgttcaaaaaaataaaatctgGAGTTACATAAAATCAAAAtcgaaaatatattactacGATTGA